A stretch of Balneolaceae bacterium DNA encodes these proteins:
- the metK gene encoding methionine adenosyltransferase translates to MKNLFTSESVSEGHPDKVSDQISDAILDAMLEQDPESRVAVETLVTTGLVVLSGEVRTEAYVDVQETAREVIRDIGYTKASYRFDADSCGVISAIHNQSEDIAMGVDEGEEKEQGAGDQGMMFGYATRETDSFMPMSLQYSHDLLRKLAHIRKVSGEIPYLGPDSKSQVTVEYDNKNNPKRIHTIVVSTQHDDGIEQSHIKQDIKKYLISSVIPSDLIDDETILHVNPTGNFVIGGPHGDTGLTGRKIIVDTYGGRGAHGGGAFSGKDASKVDRSAAYASRHIAKNILAADLADECLVQLAYAIGVAEPVSINVHTYETGKVSDAQLADAVSKVFDLTPGGIISRLKLKTPGFQKTAAYGHFGRDEFAWEKLDYVDKIANAVK, encoded by the coding sequence ATGAAGAATTTATTTACCTCAGAATCGGTATCAGAAGGACACCCCGATAAAGTTTCTGATCAGATTTCCGATGCTATTTTGGATGCTATGCTTGAGCAGGATCCGGAATCGCGAGTTGCTGTAGAAACACTTGTAACCACAGGCCTGGTTGTACTCTCCGGTGAAGTTCGAACCGAGGCGTATGTGGATGTACAGGAAACTGCACGGGAAGTAATCCGCGACATCGGCTACACAAAAGCCAGCTACCGGTTTGACGCCGATTCTTGCGGAGTAATATCAGCAATCCACAATCAAAGTGAAGATATCGCGATGGGCGTGGATGAAGGTGAAGAAAAAGAACAGGGAGCCGGCGACCAGGGGATGATGTTTGGATACGCCACGAGAGAAACCGATTCCTTTATGCCGATGTCTCTTCAATACTCGCACGATCTGCTGAGAAAACTTGCTCATATTCGGAAAGTGAGCGGCGAGATTCCCTACCTCGGCCCCGACAGTAAAAGCCAGGTAACGGTTGAGTACGATAATAAAAATAACCCCAAGCGAATCCATACGATTGTTGTTTCCACACAGCACGATGATGGAATCGAGCAATCGCACATCAAACAGGACATTAAAAAATATTTGATCTCTTCGGTGATTCCATCTGATTTGATTGATGATGAAACAATTCTGCACGTCAATCCAACCGGGAATTTTGTAATTGGCGGTCCTCACGGAGATACAGGATTGACCGGCCGAAAAATCATTGTAGATACATACGGCGGACGGGGTGCTCATGGAGGCGGTGCATTTTCAGGAAAGGATGCGTCAAAAGTTGATCGAAGTGCAGCATATGCTTCACGTCATATTGCCAAGAATATTCTGGCGGCTGACCTGGCTGATGAATGTCTCGTACAATTAGCCTATGCCATTGGAGTTGCAGAACCTGTTTCCATAAATGTTCATACCTACGAAACCGGAAAAGTGAGCGATGCACAATTGGCGGATGCCGTTTCAAAAGTGTTTGACCTGACTCCCGGCGGAATTATCTCACGTCTGAAATTGAAAACTCCCGGTTTCCAAAAAACAGCCGCCTACGGCCATTTTGGCCGCGATGAGTTTGCATGGGAGAAACTGGACTATGTAGATAAGATTGCAAATGCAGTGAAATAA
- a CDS encoding right-handed parallel beta-helix repeat-containing protein, producing the protein MRTFTFFCAISIFLMISVAASCEFSFLENQPPGGGLSSEDVDMTELQKVGVNTPQNLFSDFLDMVDEVNTFSQSEIDSLNSSEILELGDPIQRATENTIYFDGETLGQLNKLLENLEENFATLSESQHRSFSREIEKILDSGDTIEGKNTHQIREVLKLLSSNNYDLACGKMFNRQENYILLGLDDSFNIANQLCPAGSVFFVMPGTHTGQSVLSSKQGNKWIGLNGAIMDGEDTVYRAFSGAFSQNQIAWIELRNYHLHGIYSTNNPSNIHITRSAFRNIAPDSSGQDYGAIKFDNASNITISHSYFENTASAVRFRFSSGPIEVVENEALNIGRNFFQCDDCSGAGIKINRNSMERTDAYGVAVLEDWINLFKSHGDSTSWIQVNNNRARGHSLSGSGSFIMLGDAGGSYQEAVGNMGVNPGQVGIGVAGGENIKVEANTMFSVPWDSSNVAYYSALYSPSCGNHQFPATDSGASQPNRANWMCGDKFNCHNPPTMNYAWTDEKCGIQLDELRRHVKVDRSIGPDVWNEW; encoded by the coding sequence ATGAGAACATTTACTTTTTTCTGTGCGATCAGCATTTTTTTAATGATCTCCGTTGCCGCTTCCTGCGAATTCAGTTTTCTCGAAAATCAGCCACCTGGGGGAGGTTTATCTTCTGAAGATGTTGATATGACGGAACTGCAGAAAGTTGGCGTAAACACACCCCAGAATCTGTTTTCTGATTTTCTTGATATGGTGGACGAAGTAAACACGTTCAGTCAGTCTGAAATTGACAGTTTAAACAGCAGTGAAATTCTTGAACTGGGTGATCCGATTCAGAGAGCGACAGAAAATACAATCTATTTCGATGGGGAAACTCTCGGTCAATTGAATAAACTACTCGAAAATTTAGAAGAGAACTTCGCCACTCTGTCTGAATCCCAACACAGATCGTTCAGCCGCGAAATAGAAAAAATATTGGATTCTGGTGATACGATTGAAGGTAAAAATACCCATCAAATCAGAGAGGTGTTAAAGCTGCTTTCTTCCAATAATTACGATTTAGCCTGTGGAAAGATGTTTAACCGACAAGAAAATTACATCCTTTTAGGTTTAGATGATTCGTTCAACATCGCAAATCAACTGTGTCCGGCGGGTTCTGTGTTTTTTGTGATGCCCGGAACGCATACCGGCCAATCGGTTCTCAGTTCAAAGCAGGGGAATAAATGGATCGGCCTAAATGGCGCCATTATGGATGGAGAGGATACTGTGTATAGAGCCTTTAGCGGTGCATTTAGCCAAAACCAAATTGCATGGATTGAACTTCGTAATTACCACCTTCATGGAATCTATTCCACAAATAATCCATCGAATATTCATATCACCCGTTCTGCATTCCGAAACATTGCACCCGATTCTTCCGGGCAGGATTATGGAGCGATCAAATTCGACAATGCTTCAAATATCACCATCAGCCATTCTTATTTCGAAAACACCGCTTCGGCTGTACGATTCCGTTTTAGCTCCGGTCCGATTGAAGTTGTAGAGAATGAAGCCCTTAACATCGGCAGAAACTTCTTCCAATGTGATGATTGCAGCGGCGCGGGTATCAAAATCAACAGAAATTCCATGGAACGTACCGATGCGTATGGAGTTGCCGTACTGGAAGACTGGATTAATCTCTTCAAATCTCATGGTGATAGTACAAGTTGGATTCAAGTAAACAATAATCGTGCGCGCGGACACAGCCTTTCGGGCAGCGGCTCGTTTATCATGCTGGGGGATGCGGGTGGCAGCTACCAGGAGGCCGTTGGAAATATGGGTGTAAATCCCGGCCAGGTTGGAATTGGTGTTGCCGGAGGAGAGAACATAAAAGTAGAGGCAAACACAATGTTCAGTGTACCTTGGGATTCCAGCAATGTAGCTTATTATTCTGCCTTGTATTCTCCCAGTTGTGGTAATCATCAGTTCCCAGCTACTGATTCAGGAGCATCTCAACCCAACAGGGCAAATTGGATGTGCGGAGACAAATTTAACTGCCATAATCCGCCAACCATGAATTATGCCTGGACTGATGAAAAGTGTGGAATTCAACTCGATGAACTTCGCCGACATGTAAAAGTGGACAGATCCATTGGCCCCGATGTGTGGAATGAATGGTAG
- a CDS encoding AMP nucleosidase, translating into MDERIEITGESISTDTERNDIVEKACDLMEKIYRDGDYPKLLVKRSWSEHNPIITGEMALPSAYRWYLKRELRKFLEKGASMKVFPSRPRVAVNDPALFDNADEDDWDITQKKLFLFSPERIDISLNRLEHYTGTKPEDFQRYILFTNYDMHVDVFQNLFPDCVKPDHSVQMPAYHHKLPENKGFSLVNIGVGPSNAKTISDHVAVLRPDAMVMVGHCGGLRNHQDIGDFVLATGFLRADGVLDDVLPLNIPITPNHLLNVYLKEVLDSNERNYRLGTVYTTANRNWEFIKKRSVQEIHVSRSVAIDMESATVATNGYRYRIPFATLLCVSDKPLHGKPKLSGAAQTFYENSKEMHLEIVIDALNMSKANYPDGLPNSSIRAINEPLMGGPE; encoded by the coding sequence ATGGATGAACGAATAGAAATCACAGGCGAATCAATATCAACGGATACAGAACGAAATGACATCGTAGAAAAAGCGTGTGATCTGATGGAAAAGATATACCGGGACGGGGATTATCCCAAACTGTTGGTGAAGCGTTCCTGGTCGGAACACAATCCAATTATAACCGGGGAGATGGCCTTGCCAAGCGCGTATCGTTGGTATTTGAAGCGGGAACTCAGAAAATTTCTTGAAAAAGGAGCGAGTATGAAAGTGTTTCCGTCGCGTCCGCGGGTAGCTGTAAATGATCCCGCTCTGTTTGATAATGCCGATGAAGACGACTGGGATATCACCCAAAAAAAATTGTTCCTGTTCAGCCCGGAGCGGATTGATATTTCTCTGAACAGGCTGGAACATTACACGGGAACCAAGCCCGAAGATTTTCAGCGGTATATTCTCTTTACCAATTACGATATGCATGTGGATGTATTTCAGAACCTATTTCCGGATTGTGTAAAACCGGACCACTCGGTACAGATGCCGGCCTATCACCACAAATTACCAGAGAATAAAGGGTTTTCGCTTGTAAATATTGGTGTTGGACCATCGAATGCGAAAACTATTTCCGATCATGTGGCCGTACTGCGCCCGGATGCTATGGTGATGGTGGGGCATTGCGGGGGGCTGAGAAATCACCAGGATATTGGCGATTTTGTTCTGGCAACCGGGTTTTTACGGGCTGATGGAGTTTTGGATGATGTTCTGCCGCTGAATATCCCGATAACTCCAAACCATCTTCTGAATGTATATTTAAAAGAAGTGCTCGACTCTAACGAGAGAAATTACCGCCTTGGCACGGTCTATACTACAGCGAACCGTAACTGGGAGTTCATCAAAAAAAGATCGGTCCAGGAGATTCATGTCAGCCGGAGTGTGGCGATTGATATGGAGTCAGCCACGGTGGCTACGAACGGGTACCGGTATCGAATTCCTTTTGCCACGCTGCTTTGTGTGAGTGATAAACCGTTGCACGGAAAGCCAAAGCTGAGCGGAGCGGCTCAAACATTTTATGAAAACTCCAAGGAGATGCACCTGGAGATTGTGATAGATGCATTAAATATGAGCAAAGCTAACTACCCCGACGGTCTGCCGAACTCCAGTATTCGTGCGATTAATGAGCCGCTGATGGGCGGGCCGGAATAG
- a CDS encoding NUDIX hydrolase: MPHSFSFTKPKWDIIKDKKLLETPIFSLYQRELLPDKKTNPASFYVLDAPDWINVIALTTDRKVVLVEQYRAGIHEASLEIPGGMVDEGESPLKSAKRELLEETGYQSERWTKLGATSGNAAILNNYTHIYLAEDCVKVDEQQLDGNEDIAVHILEFDYFLELVKNSTIHHSIVVAAVAHLLLHLKE, translated from the coding sequence ATGCCTCATTCATTTTCATTTACAAAACCCAAATGGGATATCATAAAAGATAAGAAACTCTTAGAAACTCCCATCTTTTCTCTTTATCAACGAGAGTTGTTACCTGACAAAAAAACTAACCCTGCTTCTTTCTACGTGCTGGATGCACCAGACTGGATTAATGTAATTGCTCTGACCACAGACCGAAAGGTTGTTTTGGTTGAGCAGTATCGCGCCGGTATTCATGAAGCCTCACTCGAAATTCCGGGCGGCATGGTAGATGAGGGTGAATCTCCACTGAAATCAGCTAAACGAGAACTTCTTGAAGAGACCGGCTACCAGTCAGAAAGGTGGACAAAGTTGGGTGCAACAAGCGGCAATGCTGCGATCCTCAACAACTATACTCACATCTACCTGGCCGAAGATTGTGTAAAAGTGGATGAACAACAATTAGACGGTAATGAAGATATAGCCGTTCACATTCTCGAATTTGATTATTTCCTTGAATTGGTAAAAAACAGTACAATTCATCACTCGATTGTTGTGGCGGCAGTGGCACATCTGTTGCTGCATCTAAAAGAGTAG
- the ruvB gene encoding Holliday junction branch migration DNA helicase RuvB, which produces MNPEEKDPVVEESLRPSSLQEFVGQKKVIRNLSIFVQAAKKRGEALDHVILSGPPGLGKTTLAFIIAREMGVQLKPTTGPVLEKPGDLAGLLTNLEKGDVLFIDEIHRLNPVIEEYLYSAMEDYKLDIVIDSGPNARSVQIELNHFTLVGATTRKGLLTAPLRARFGIDMRLDYYDVELLTRIAHRTAGILNFGITDKGAYEIARRSRGTPRIVNKLLRRTRDFAQVDGLDAIDDAIADKALNALDVDKNGLDEMDIRILKAIIENYKGGPVGLGTLAVAVGEDKGTIEEVYEPFLIKEGFMQRTPKGRVATAKSYQYLGVKKEDPESGESDLFNS; this is translated from the coding sequence TTGAATCCGGAAGAAAAAGATCCCGTTGTCGAAGAATCACTGCGTCCGTCATCTCTGCAGGAGTTTGTAGGGCAAAAAAAAGTGATTCGAAATCTGTCCATATTTGTGCAAGCTGCGAAGAAGCGCGGGGAGGCGCTGGATCACGTGATCTTGTCCGGTCCGCCCGGGCTTGGCAAAACTACACTTGCCTTTATCATTGCCAGGGAGATGGGGGTTCAACTCAAGCCGACAACCGGACCTGTACTCGAAAAACCGGGAGATCTGGCCGGTCTGCTTACCAATCTCGAAAAGGGCGATGTTCTGTTTATTGATGAGATTCACCGGTTGAATCCTGTGATTGAGGAGTATCTCTATTCGGCAATGGAGGATTATAAGCTGGATATTGTGATCGACTCCGGACCGAATGCCCGAAGTGTACAGATTGAGCTCAATCATTTTACGCTGGTGGGAGCGACCACGCGAAAGGGATTATTGACCGCTCCGCTTCGTGCTCGATTCGGAATAGACATGCGGCTTGATTATTACGATGTTGAACTGTTAACACGTATTGCACATCGTACAGCGGGTATACTGAATTTTGGAATCACGGATAAAGGTGCCTATGAAATTGCCAGAAGAAGCCGCGGTACACCCCGGATTGTAAATAAGCTGCTCCGGCGCACGCGAGATTTCGCACAGGTTGATGGGTTGGATGCTATTGACGATGCCATCGCTGATAAAGCGCTCAACGCGTTGGATGTAGATAAAAACGGGCTGGACGAGATGGATATCCGAATCCTGAAAGCGATCATAGAAAACTACAAGGGCGGTCCTGTGGGCCTGGGAACACTTGCCGTAGCTGTGGGTGAAGACAAGGGTACGATTGAAGAAGTATACGAACCGTTTCTCATCAAAGAAGGATTTATGCAGCGAACACCCAAAGGCAGGGTGGCAACAGCCAAGTCATATCAATATCTCGGTGTGAAAAAAGAAGACCCGGAATCCGGTGAATCTGACCTTTTCAATTCATAG
- a CDS encoding amidohydrolase family protein yields the protein MKVTKHLTLALMMVLMGSLAAFSQSTPQVFTGANIIPISGEPINNGVLIVQDGEIVAVGDSDTDIPSNADVHDVSGKVLMPGLVDTHSHVGEGDGGDYSSALHPDVRIMDTIDPRSKQFRKVVSGGITSVNIMPGSGLLMSGQTVYLKPKPADTIEEMLIVVDEETGIYGGLKMANGTNPLRENGSPGTRAKSAAMVRELFIKAQEYQQKIEDADGNPDEMPARDLQMETLVEVLEGKRIVHNHTHRHDDILTAIRLAEEFGYRLVLQHVSEAHKVADEIAESGAHASIIAIDSPGGKLEAINMININGKVLEDAGANVAFHTDDPIVDSRFLLRSAALGVRNGMSREGALEALTIAGARMMDIEDRVGSLEEGKDADFIILSGDPFSVYTHVEQTWIEGEKVYDRSNPEDREYATGGYEIFRTTNMHIHGEGH from the coding sequence ATGAAGGTAACCAAACATCTGACACTCGCGCTGATGATGGTTCTTATGGGCAGTCTTGCGGCATTCAGCCAATCCACGCCGCAGGTATTTACGGGAGCTAATATCATCCCAATCTCCGGCGAGCCGATCAACAATGGAGTTCTCATCGTTCAGGATGGTGAAATTGTAGCCGTGGGCGATTCCGATACAGATATTCCAAGTAACGCTGACGTACACGACGTTTCCGGCAAAGTACTGATGCCGGGACTCGTGGATACACATTCCCACGTAGGTGAGGGCGACGGTGGGGACTATTCATCGGCTCTGCATCCCGATGTTCGAATTATGGACACCATCGACCCGAGAAGTAAACAGTTCCGAAAAGTAGTTTCAGGCGGAATAACCAGTGTAAATATCATGCCCGGTTCCGGACTGCTGATGAGCGGACAAACCGTGTATCTGAAACCCAAACCGGCCGATACCATCGAGGAGATGTTGATTGTAGTGGATGAAGAAACCGGAATTTACGGCGGACTAAAAATGGCAAACGGAACCAATCCGCTTCGGGAGAATGGCTCACCCGGAACGAGAGCAAAATCTGCCGCAATGGTTCGCGAGTTGTTTATAAAAGCGCAGGAATATCAGCAAAAAATTGAGGATGCAGACGGCAATCCCGATGAAATGCCGGCGCGAGATCTTCAGATGGAAACCCTGGTGGAAGTGCTTGAAGGAAAACGGATAGTCCACAATCATACCCACCGTCATGATGATATTCTTACAGCCATTCGTCTGGCCGAAGAGTTTGGTTACCGGTTGGTTCTTCAACATGTAAGTGAGGCGCATAAAGTGGCTGATGAGATTGCTGAATCAGGTGCCCATGCATCGATCATTGCAATCGATTCGCCCGGCGGAAAACTTGAGGCTATCAACATGATTAATATCAATGGGAAAGTACTTGAAGATGCCGGAGCGAACGTGGCATTTCATACGGATGATCCTATAGTGGATTCCAGGTTTCTGCTGCGATCCGCAGCACTTGGCGTCCGAAATGGAATGAGCCGCGAAGGCGCACTGGAAGCTCTTACGATTGCCGGCGCTCGTATGATGGATATCGAAGATCGAGTGGGTTCACTTGAAGAGGGCAAAGATGCTGATTTTATAATTCTTTCCGGCGATCCCTTCAGCGTTTATACTCATGTAGAACAGACCTGGATTGAGGGTGAAAAAGTGTATGACCGCAGCAATCCCGAGGATCGAGAATATGCAACCGGCGGCTATGAGATTTTTCGAACCACCAATATGCACATTCACGGGGAGGGGCATTAA
- the radC gene encoding DNA repair protein RadC codes for MELEEFDADKYKGRTVREMQPDEQPREKLLNYGPESLSTAELLAILLRTGSRGMNVVDMSRALLDQFKGLRNLSKQDWQALKVIPGIAKVKALTLEAVFELSRRIQMESLGDEIKITTPQTAAAYFMPRLRDLKHEEFYVGFLNNSKVLTGYKKISSGGTTATVVEPSEVMRQAVLNQANSILLVHNHPSGYLEASQADISLTNRLSDAGDLLGVPVIDHIIIAGDGYISLRNKKIIS; via the coding sequence ATGGAACTGGAAGAATTTGACGCCGACAAATACAAAGGAAGAACTGTTCGCGAGATGCAGCCGGATGAACAACCTCGCGAAAAACTACTGAATTACGGTCCTGAAAGTCTGTCAACGGCTGAACTGCTTGCTATTTTACTCCGAACCGGGTCCAGAGGGATGAATGTAGTAGATATGTCTCGCGCATTGCTGGATCAATTTAAAGGCCTTCGCAATTTGTCCAAGCAAGATTGGCAGGCACTCAAAGTAATACCCGGTATTGCTAAAGTAAAAGCTCTGACACTGGAAGCTGTGTTTGAGCTGAGCCGACGGATTCAGATGGAATCGCTGGGTGATGAGATTAAAATTACCACACCGCAAACGGCTGCAGCCTACTTCATGCCACGTCTTCGTGATCTGAAACATGAAGAGTTCTATGTTGGGTTTTTGAATAATTCAAAAGTTTTGACTGGCTATAAGAAAATCAGCTCCGGGGGTACCACCGCTACTGTTGTTGAACCATCGGAGGTGATGCGGCAGGCTGTACTCAACCAGGCAAACTCCATATTGCTTGTTCATAATCATCCATCCGGTTATCTGGAAGCTTCGCAGGCGGATATTAGCCTTACAAATCGGTTGTCTGATGCAGGAGATCTTCTCGGAGTTCCCGTGATTGATCATATCATTATTGCCGGAGACGGGTATATCAGCCTGAGAAATAAGAAAATTATCTCCTGA
- the ppk1 gene encoding polyphosphate kinase 1, with the protein MSKSSNGADEPTFNSVDLQNLKKKKSDANPLKNKILSEKGMQKDMTPSDLKIFGKEYFTNYEISWLKFNWRVLKLAKDPEIPLLERVKFIGIVCSNLDEFFQKRVGGLKRQIHAGVSELTVDGHTPSEQLQEIRKGVKKMIKHYRSCYLEDLVPELHKNGIQIKEYAELDKALQNKADEYFEKQIYPIITPLAVDEAHPFPFISNKSRSLAIKLRNTETNELLFARIKIPANRPRWIELDRTDTNVVLLSVKNLIKEKVNRFFPGVEVLSAHVFRVTRNADIERNEEEADDLLELIEEELRERKFAEVVRLEIDKDMPLDVKKYLYSHLNVRQTEVFEMKGPIGLADAAQLYNLEGFQHLKLDPWIPTLHPVFRHPIDEETPSVFQVINKGDFIVHHPYHSFESSTQRFVEEAARDPKVLAIKQTLYRTSSDSPLMHALIRAAESDKQVAILIELKARFDEERNISWAQRLEKAGVHVSYGIAGLKIHTKLTIVVREEEDGLRRYVHIGTGNYHPDTAQLYEDLGYFTCREDIASDVSDVFNLLTGYAPNQAYQKVLVAPKHLRNNMMELIQTEIKEAQKGRKAQIIAKMNSLEDPLIIQKLYEASQAGVRIDMIVRGVCRLIPQKEGLSENIRVHSIMGRFLEHSRIYYFHNGGKNLYYIGSADWMHRNLDARVELLAPIEHPQLKEYLRFMLSIYLRDNQQRWIMQPNGNYRKVKRKKGEKKIGTHNYLMSHTKSHAEPVPRASKTDRE; encoded by the coding sequence ATGTCAAAATCCTCAAACGGGGCGGATGAACCAACGTTCAATTCCGTTGACCTGCAAAATTTGAAAAAAAAGAAATCCGATGCTAACCCTCTCAAAAATAAGATTCTCTCAGAAAAGGGAATGCAGAAAGACATGACTCCGAGCGATCTGAAAATATTCGGGAAAGAGTATTTTACTAATTATGAGATCAGCTGGCTGAAGTTTAACTGGCGTGTTCTAAAACTTGCCAAAGACCCCGAAATACCACTCCTTGAACGTGTAAAATTTATCGGAATCGTTTGCTCTAACCTGGACGAATTTTTTCAGAAACGAGTAGGCGGATTGAAACGACAGATCCACGCCGGAGTATCCGAATTGACCGTAGACGGCCACACACCCTCAGAGCAATTACAGGAGATCCGTAAGGGTGTAAAAAAAATGATTAAGCACTACAGGAGCTGCTACCTGGAAGATTTGGTGCCCGAACTTCATAAAAACGGAATCCAGATAAAAGAATACGCCGAACTTGATAAAGCGCTGCAAAATAAGGCCGATGAATATTTTGAAAAGCAGATCTATCCGATTATCACCCCGTTGGCTGTTGATGAAGCTCATCCGTTTCCATTTATATCCAACAAGAGCCGGTCTCTTGCCATAAAGCTTCGAAATACGGAAACCAACGAACTTCTTTTTGCTCGAATCAAAATTCCAGCCAACCGTCCTCGATGGATTGAACTTGACCGAACTGATACGAATGTTGTGCTGCTCTCTGTCAAAAATCTCATCAAAGAAAAAGTCAACCGGTTCTTTCCTGGAGTCGAGGTTCTCTCTGCTCATGTTTTTCGGGTCACCCGGAATGCCGACATTGAACGAAACGAAGAGGAAGCGGATGATCTGCTCGAGCTGATTGAAGAGGAACTTCGGGAACGAAAATTTGCAGAGGTTGTGCGCCTGGAGATCGACAAAGATATGCCGCTTGATGTAAAAAAATATCTGTATTCTCATCTCAATGTTCGACAAACGGAGGTTTTTGAGATGAAAGGCCCAATTGGCCTGGCCGATGCAGCCCAGCTCTACAATTTGGAAGGATTCCAGCATCTGAAACTCGACCCATGGATTCCCACCCTCCATCCCGTTTTTCGCCACCCTATTGATGAAGAAACTCCCAGCGTTTTCCAGGTGATCAATAAAGGTGATTTTATCGTGCATCATCCCTATCACAGTTTTGAATCGTCCACCCAGCGATTTGTCGAAGAAGCCGCGAGAGACCCTAAAGTTCTTGCTATTAAACAGACGTTATACAGAACGTCCAGCGATTCACCCCTGATGCACGCCCTCATTCGCGCTGCTGAATCTGATAAACAAGTTGCCATTTTGATCGAACTGAAAGCCCGGTTTGACGAGGAGAGAAACATTAGCTGGGCTCAGCGCCTGGAGAAAGCCGGTGTTCATGTTTCGTATGGAATTGCAGGATTGAAAATTCATACCAAACTAACCATCGTTGTGCGCGAGGAGGAGGACGGGCTTCGGAGATATGTACACATTGGAACCGGCAATTATCATCCGGATACCGCACAGCTATATGAAGATCTCGGCTATTTTACCTGCCGTGAAGATATCGCCTCGGATGTATCGGATGTTTTCAATCTGCTTACGGGCTATGCTCCCAACCAAGCCTATCAAAAAGTATTAGTGGCCCCCAAACACCTGCGAAACAATATGATGGAATTGATCCAAACCGAAATCAAGGAAGCGCAGAAGGGAAGGAAGGCCCAAATTATTGCAAAAATGAACAGCCTGGAAGATCCACTGATCATCCAAAAACTGTATGAAGCATCCCAGGCAGGGGTTCGTATCGACATGATTGTGCGAGGCGTATGTCGTTTGATTCCACAAAAAGAGGGTTTAAGTGAGAACATTCGTGTCCACTCTATCATGGGGCGGTTTCTCGAACATTCCCGAATCTATTATTTTCATAATGGCGGCAAAAATCTCTACTACATCGGCTCGGCCGACTGGATGCACCGCAATCTTGATGCCAGGGTTGAACTTCTCGCGCCTATCGAGCATCCGCAGCTCAAGGAGTACCTCCGGTTTATGTTGAGCATCTATCTGCGCGACAATCAACAGCGATGGATCATGCAGCCAAATGGAAATTACAGAAAGGTGAAGCGCAAAAAAGGTGAGAAAAAAATTGGCACTCACAACTATCTGATGTCTCATACAAAATCGCATGCTGAGCCTGTTCCGAGGGCCAGCAAAACGGACCGGGAGTAA
- a CDS encoding redoxin domain-containing protein produces the protein MISKGSKIDTDFSLKVVENGEEKEVQFSELLDRPTIVSVYMKNNTSSCDRQTESLAEHSNWFDKKGYNLIAISKDGCRSHKNYAKKKGIDYILASDPDYKFAEATDSIVEKNMFGNTYESPSRSAYLIDTDGTVLEIIQKVNTKAHAEELKELVKSN, from the coding sequence ATGATTTCAAAAGGATCAAAAATAGATACAGATTTCTCACTTAAAGTCGTTGAAAATGGCGAAGAGAAAGAGGTTCAGTTCTCCGAACTGTTAGACCGGCCCACTATCGTTTCTGTATATATGAAGAATAATACCAGCAGTTGCGACCGCCAAACCGAAAGCCTTGCTGAACATTCAAATTGGTTCGATAAAAAAGGATATAATTTGATCGCAATCAGCAAGGATGGCTGCAGATCTCATAAAAATTATGCAAAGAAAAAGGGAATTGATTATATCCTTGCATCCGATCCCGACTATAAATTTGCCGAAGCCACCGATTCTATCGTAGAAAAAAATATGTTCGGTAACACCTATGAAAGTCCCAGCCGATCTGCTTATTTGATTGATACTGACGGAACAGTGCTTGAAATCATTCAGAAAGTAAATACGAAAGCTCATGCAGAGGAGTTAAAAGAGCTTGTTAAATCCAATTAA